A genomic region of Novipirellula aureliae contains the following coding sequences:
- a CDS encoding DUF4332 domain-containing protein, whose protein sequence is MLRTFLRFLSKTHQNPVPVDLNSGDDVVLYAYLKAPAAHSAGSIVSGSQKQRPERTNVHSSASTFHPSPANQHRERLLSMELIHTKLCSEKRCKKLQTLGIVTTGDLIAADLKTLSARFGAPKKSAPLLKRYRQAIRFALAVPAMMPRDALLLISIHRRSVRGLAMETPAMLYRDLQRFSESSQGQRLMRGRRLPSIKRLRRWIRTCETRLSAMNSAAANSAPPQAIRA, encoded by the coding sequence ATGCTTCGAACTTTTCTGCGTTTTCTTTCAAAAACACACCAAAACCCAGTCCCTGTTGATCTGAATTCCGGTGATGACGTGGTGCTTTACGCTTATTTGAAGGCGCCGGCGGCCCATTCGGCAGGGTCCATTGTTAGCGGCAGCCAAAAGCAGCGCCCTGAACGAACCAATGTTCACTCCTCCGCCAGTACCTTTCACCCCTCCCCCGCGAATCAGCATCGCGAGCGGCTGCTCAGTATGGAACTGATTCATACAAAGCTCTGCTCCGAAAAACGCTGCAAAAAACTTCAAACACTGGGAATCGTTACGACCGGTGACCTGATCGCCGCCGACTTGAAAACGCTTTCCGCCCGATTCGGTGCTCCCAAGAAGTCGGCGCCACTCCTTAAACGCTACCGCCAAGCGATCCGATTTGCATTGGCAGTCCCTGCGATGATGCCTCGCGACGCGCTGCTTTTGATTAGCATTCATCGACGTAGCGTGCGTGGGTTGGCAATGGAAACGCCAGCAATGTTGTATCGCGATTTGCAACGTTTTTCTGAAAGCTCACAAGGACAACGCTTGATGCGTGGACGGCGATTGCCGAGCATCAAACGACTCCGCCGCTGGATTCGTACCTGCGAAACCCGTTTGTCGGCCATGAATTCGGCGGCTGCGAACTCAGCACCGCCACAGGCGATTAGAGCCTGA
- a CDS encoding RrF2 family transcriptional regulator → MLSKTAEYALRAVTCMGGRMGAAVSADVLAGETQIPRRYLHRVLQDLVAAGLAQSRSGPGGGYELTTATDEITILDVVSAVAPLERIEKCPLGLESHTALCPLHAELDRVYAVTEEAFASVTIRQVLESTSPIIPLRESQV, encoded by the coding sequence ATGCTATCCAAGACGGCAGAATATGCACTGCGAGCGGTGACTTGCATGGGTGGCCGTATGGGGGCTGCCGTTTCAGCGGATGTTCTAGCCGGTGAAACTCAGATCCCGCGTCGCTATTTACATCGAGTGCTGCAAGACTTGGTGGCAGCCGGATTGGCCCAATCGCGATCGGGGCCGGGAGGTGGCTATGAATTGACGACGGCAACCGACGAGATTACGATTTTGGATGTGGTTAGCGCGGTTGCACCACTTGAGCGAATCGAAAAATGTCCGTTGGGCTTGGAATCGCATACAGCATTGTGCCCTTTACACGCCGAACTCGATCGGGTCTACGCGGTCACCGAAGAGGCCTTTGCTTCCGTGACGATTCGCCAAGTGCTTGAATCAACCAGCCCGATTATTCCGCTACGTGAATCGCAAGTTTGA
- a CDS encoding aldehyde dehydrogenase family protein, with product MNQAWASFSAKQRCRAVSKTRHVIADRLDRLIDLSRTDQRCDAVETITAELFPFCEALKFIGKRGPKLLAPRHLGTSGRPVWLWGVRSTIRRDPHGKVLILGPWNYPLFLVGTQIAQALAAGNQVLVKPAEGCEKITAEMVDCFYTAGVPRLTIRLLDTSAQAAIDTIAAGVDLVVLTGSAATGRKVLAQTAQTITPTIMELSGCDASIVLPGADLERVAAAVDFGLNLNHGATCIGPRRWLIEDSSDTHSVVETLLRSLDQRLSNRQSIVHPSARETVARCIESAIRQGAVDRLKHFDANRLRRTGEMKPVILDHVDAGFEIAAEDLFAPVISVVRLRRIDDAVGIVNGCRYRLAASIFGPPGEAKQMADRLEVGCVTINDLITATADPRIPFGGRGESGFGVTRGGEGLLSMTTAVTISQRRGRFAPHLAPRTASDQARLGGALRLMHGSTLKQRLAAIKEIISSMTT from the coding sequence GTGAATCAGGCTTGGGCATCCTTCTCAGCGAAACAGCGATGCCGCGCCGTCTCTAAAACTCGACATGTCATTGCGGATCGTCTCGACCGACTCATCGATCTATCTCGCACCGACCAACGCTGCGATGCCGTGGAAACGATCACCGCCGAGCTGTTTCCGTTTTGCGAAGCACTAAAATTCATTGGCAAACGAGGCCCCAAACTACTCGCTCCTCGACATCTCGGAACCTCTGGACGGCCTGTGTGGTTATGGGGGGTTCGCAGCACGATTCGCCGAGATCCGCACGGGAAGGTCCTCATTCTTGGCCCTTGGAATTATCCGCTGTTTCTGGTTGGAACCCAAATTGCGCAAGCTCTGGCCGCGGGCAATCAAGTACTCGTGAAGCCAGCGGAAGGATGCGAAAAGATCACTGCGGAAATGGTCGATTGCTTTTATACGGCAGGCGTACCACGGCTGACGATCAGACTGCTCGATACATCGGCTCAAGCAGCAATCGACACCATCGCCGCAGGCGTCGACCTGGTCGTTCTGACCGGTTCGGCAGCAACGGGTCGCAAGGTGCTGGCACAAACCGCGCAAACCATAACACCCACGATCATGGAATTGAGTGGTTGTGACGCGTCGATCGTATTGCCCGGAGCTGATCTTGAACGAGTCGCCGCAGCGGTCGATTTCGGTTTGAATTTGAATCACGGAGCGACTTGTATTGGGCCGAGAAGATGGTTGATTGAAGATTCAAGCGATACTCATTCTGTGGTCGAAACCCTGCTGCGATCGCTCGACCAACGGCTATCAAATCGCCAATCAATCGTTCACCCGTCCGCTCGAGAAACGGTAGCTCGTTGTATCGAATCCGCAATCCGGCAAGGCGCAGTTGACCGGCTCAAACACTTTGATGCGAATCGTCTTAGACGGACGGGCGAAATGAAACCGGTGATACTCGATCACGTGGATGCCGGTTTTGAGATAGCAGCGGAGGATCTTTTCGCTCCGGTGATAAGTGTTGTTCGCCTGCGTCGAATCGACGATGCGGTTGGGATCGTAAATGGTTGTCGATACCGCTTGGCAGCTTCGATCTTCGGGCCGCCTGGCGAAGCAAAGCAAATGGCAGATCGATTGGAGGTTGGCTGTGTTACGATCAACGATCTAATCACCGCTACGGCTGATCCGAGGATTCCGTTCGGTGGACGGGGTGAGAGTGGTTTTGGAGTCACACGAGGCGGAGAAGGATTGTTGTCAATGACAACCGCCGTAACGATTTCACAGAGGCGAGGGCGTTTTGCACCTCACCTAGCCCCTCGGACTGCTTCGGATCAGGCTCGGCTTGGTGGAGCTTTGCGATTGATGCATGGAAGCACGCTAAAACAACGGCTCGCAGCCATCAAAGAGATTATCAGCAGCATGACAACGTAA
- a CDS encoding HEAT repeat domain-containing protein — protein sequence MNSSNQSQRYSEGSCSLLRFEPISLSAEGTVGISHGLASVASVSIGTKNPEGTHRFGMIIRSILLSIAFLLWIIPPRSVFGDAIELSIGGHLNGEVRRIPEKKVDIVAVDDDIRLAFPTSRVSRVVESDKLAAYRRHAAKAGEDAQLHYLLAVWCADPKNMPNYTQAYKRHHMQMAIRFDPDHERARASLGYVKENNRWIRYSDLQRSRGMISVGGKWVLPEAAAIEKIQTTTSKDAKLWIREIEILLRIAIRGNSKSPEAFASLQAIDDPMAAMAVAKQLLEENHNRKMNLLWVELLGRFKNRTSVEALVRTGLANPDDVVREAAISKLHEFGSRSAVASYTRMLRSNDHGAVTQALRALSYFPDIELAPIYIESLVTKHTKTEAPGAGTQSSFAGDGSTAFSQGGKPKTVTYYLENPGALSLLKTVEPDVDYGYDQQRWREYFAAKRSSYSGDLRRDP from the coding sequence ATGAACTCATCGAATCAAAGTCAACGTTACAGCGAAGGATCGTGCTCGCTTCTGCGTTTCGAACCGATATCTTTGAGTGCCGAAGGCACGGTAGGCATTAGCCACGGACTTGCGTCCGTCGCCTCGGTTTCAATTGGTACCAAGAATCCCGAAGGGACGCATCGGTTTGGGATGATCATACGATCGATCCTGCTAAGTATTGCTTTCTTGCTTTGGATCATCCCACCCCGATCTGTTTTTGGGGATGCAATAGAGCTCAGCATTGGTGGTCATCTAAACGGCGAGGTTCGCCGAATTCCAGAAAAGAAGGTCGATATTGTCGCAGTCGATGATGACATTCGCTTGGCCTTTCCCACCAGTCGTGTGTCGCGAGTGGTCGAATCGGACAAACTAGCTGCCTACCGACGGCATGCCGCAAAGGCGGGTGAGGATGCTCAGTTGCACTATTTACTAGCGGTATGGTGTGCCGACCCGAAAAACATGCCCAATTACACGCAAGCGTACAAACGTCATCACATGCAAATGGCGATTCGGTTTGATCCCGATCATGAGCGAGCGAGGGCGTCGTTAGGGTATGTCAAAGAGAACAACCGTTGGATCCGCTACAGCGATCTGCAACGCTCGCGAGGAATGATTTCGGTAGGCGGCAAATGGGTATTGCCGGAAGCAGCTGCGATCGAAAAAATCCAAACGACGACCAGCAAAGATGCGAAATTGTGGATTCGCGAAATCGAGATACTTCTGCGAATCGCCATTCGCGGTAATTCAAAATCACCCGAGGCGTTTGCGTCACTTCAAGCGATTGACGATCCAATGGCAGCGATGGCGGTCGCAAAACAGTTGCTGGAGGAAAACCACAATCGCAAGATGAATCTGCTTTGGGTCGAACTTCTTGGACGCTTTAAAAATCGAACTTCCGTCGAAGCATTGGTTCGCACCGGGCTAGCCAATCCGGACGACGTGGTTCGTGAAGCAGCCATTTCAAAGCTTCATGAATTCGGTAGCAGATCCGCAGTCGCCAGTTACACGCGGATGTTGCGGAGCAATGACCATGGCGCCGTGACGCAAGCACTACGGGCACTGAGCTATTTCCCCGACATTGAATTGGCACCGATCTATATCGAATCATTGGTCACCAAGCATACCAAGACCGAAGCACCGGGGGCTGGAACACAGAGTTCGTTTGCGGGAGATGGCTCGACCGCGTTCTCGCAAGGTGGCAAGCCCAAGACGGTGACCTATTATCTCGAAAACCCAGGTGCTTTATCACTGCTAAAAACCGTTGAGCCCGATGTTGATTATGGTTACGACCAACAACGGTGGCGTGAGTACTTTGCCGCGAAGCGAAGTAGCTACAGCGGTGATTTGAGACGTGATCCGTGA